TTCCAAAGTCTGAATTTTTAAGTTAGAGCACCTTTTTCCAAACTCTCTTCCTGGGGGGCCTAGGTAATTTTGCAGCCCTACATTTTTGAATGTCTGCTCTCACTATATAGGGTTATTCTTTTTCAGGCTCAGAGTGTTTGTTATTCTCTTGGGCTAGTGTAACTTTTATCCTGTGAGGTCACATTGGCTAAAACCATTAATATAAGTATGttcataaaaaaacaaagcactccctcacatttttctaaatatatacttTGCAAAGTGTCCATACATGGAAATTATGATTCTTTAGAGATTGTGAGAACTTTTGACTATTGGATTCCACAAAACATCACATCAAGTATTCAATAAATCCACCACTAATGTTCCAGAATGTAGTTAAATATGCAGCACATGTACAGTCATTTTCAAGACATGCTAATTCTTCATGCAATTACAATTTCAGAACAATTTTAACCTCTGTTTATTTCAAtcactccttttaaaaaatctcaattttaattattaaaaactgtCTATTAACTTTGAACACTTAATATCCAAAAGATTGAGGGAATGCATGTCTTTGTCCTTAACCAAAGTTTATAAACTTCCAGTGTAGTTTGgcattgcatttttttaagtttctggaGGATTATGATTGAATTGAATATAAGCTCCCAGGGAAAAGACTGATTTTGGTCTGTCTGCTCATTCCgtctttttgtggtttttttggtattgagcacttctcttttcccttttccatttcctacctttcaaagcttttttcctttttaggtgCTTGAATTGTGTTTCTCAACAGCTCCTCATTTAATACACAATTAGCACAATGACTTAAAGATTATAGGTTCTTAATAAATTTTTTgaatgagaggaagaaaggagtgtctttatttcacctgtgatgtatattgatattttaaaactcacaGGATAAACTTCTGCTGGAATTAAGTGCTCTCTAATGCATAATGAATTTATGTATAGTATATCATTATTAATTGAAGTAGTCACTTTTATTCGAATGCTATGCGGTTGTCAGTCCCTGGTGTCTCTTTCCTtcaacatatttttcctttttttcttcctgcttaaTTTGATCTCTTCTCCCCCTCTCAGCTTAGGAACACAAATGGGGAAattatgttttgtattttataatttaaattttcttttataattctcTAAAAGATTCATTCAACTTCTCTATTTCTTGCACTTCAATTTTTGAtccacacattaaaataaaaattttaattctcaatgttcttcattttaatgcttgaggtatgctattaaaattataaaatcaattttaaaggtCTTATTTTGAGATTAGCAGTGGTGTAAACCACCATCTTGTTATCCAAAATCTCTTATTAACCAACTTATTACCTGTGGGGTCTTGGATAAGTCACatagtttctctttccctccaaaTGACAAAAACAGCTAGTTCAATAGCttgcagttattattattaaataagttaatataaagGTATAGAAGTATAATTGTTATTTTACTTACCACTAATATTAAGACTAAATTTCATAGATGAGCCTTCACATTCCTGATCATTGTGAAGGAGCTAGATTGAATACatatttgtgttgtttcatttctttgcctaAAAGCTTGCAATAGCTTCCCTTCAGTCTTAGAATAAAATCCATGCACCCATTATTTGGCCCAAGTTCACCTCTCTGGCCTTCTCTTCCCACATACTCCTGAGACAGTGAGTTCTGGGTATGCTGACCTTCCTTCGTTGTCTAGAATAGCTATGATCGACTGTCCCAGGGCCTTTACATATCAGCTCCTCGTACATGGAATCTTCCCTTTCCACAGTCTTAGCCCAGCAAGCTTCTCATCCTTAGTGTTCCATATTAAATGGCACATCTTTGGGGAAACTTTCTCAAATCTCCCCACCCCATTAAATTACATCCTGTTAGCTATACTGTCAAATGTACTAAGTACATTTCCTACATAGCACTTTTCACACTGACATCTGTTTAAAGTCTCTTCACTCTGTTTAACTATTGTTAAAATCTGTGGAAAACTGTAAGGTATATGTCTGCCTTGTTACCACTGTATGTCTGACTTCTACAAACTCAGCAAGTATCTGTTTCTACAGATGAAATAGTTATACTGATGAAGCCAGCAGTTGAAGAATTACTGTGAAATAAGAAGAGGAGATAGTTTTGTATTCCTTGACTGAGTGTAAAAATATGGAAGGAACTAGGCATTTGTGGTATCTAGATATACCCTCTGACATGAcctattataatttttaacacCTTGCATGATTTCAtcttttcataacatttttttctgaatataaaagCAAATCgtggacattttataaaatttggaaagaaaaacacaaatatgatAGTGAATCATGTCATAATTTAGAgcaaaaatcttttcaaatttatGTGTAGTAATTACAGACTGTGGGGAGTGTGGGGTAGCCCTAACAGATGTCCACTTCTGCAAATTCATATAAATGAGGACTCTGCCAGAATAGCCACGTCTTTTAGGTAAGAGAACACTTAATTTCCCCTAGGTGTGTATTTTTTAACTCACAGTAGCGTCAACTAGTTTTAGTAAGGGGAATGagcaattaaaaatatcaacGAAAGCCCCCGAAGCACCTTCTGCAAGAGTTTGAAACTGTGAGCGAACGCATGGTGGCGCTGTTGACTAAGAAGGAGAATTAAACCATAGACATTGTGCGTACTCAGTGACGCACTGATCCCGTACGGTGCACCAGGCTTTGTGAGCTTGGCTGGATTTTTAAGGAAGCAAATCTGAGCCCTGGAAAAGATTATTCTTCAAAGGTTGGAGAGCAAAAGACTTTGCGTTTCCCAGCGCTGTCGGAGGTTCAGCTTGGCAAAATTTCTGGGAAGAGCTTGACAGTGAAATGGAGGCTGGAGGGGAGCGATTTCTTAGACAAAGGCAAGtgctgtttctctttatttttctgggtGGATCTCTGGCTGGATCCGAATCGAGGCGCTACTCTGTGgctgaggagaaagagaggggtgtTTTAATAGCCAACCTAGCAAAGGATCTAGGGCTGAGTGTAGAGGAACTGGCCGCGAAGGGGGCCCAAGTTATGTCTCAAGGGAACAAACAGCATTTTCAGCTCAACCATCAGACCGGTGACTTGCTCCTGGATGAGAAATTGGACCGGGAGGAGCTATGTGGCCCCACAGAGCCATGTATACTGCATTTTCAGATTTTACTGCAAAACCCTTTGCAGTTTATTCCAAATGAGCTCCAGGTCATAGACATAAATGACCATTCTCCAgtattctttgaaaatgaaatgcagCTGAAAGTCCTAGAAAGCACTCCACCAGGAACAATAATTCCATTGGGAAATGCAGAGGACTTGGATGTGGGAAGAAACAGTCTCCAAAACTACACAATCACTCCTAATTCCCATTTCCACGTTCTCACAAACAGTCGGAGGGATGGAAGGAAGTACCCAGAACTGGTGCTGGACAAAGCTCTGGACCGTGAGGAGCAGCCGCAGTTCAGTTTAACACTCATGGCGCTGGATGGCGGGTCTCCACCCAGGTCGGGGACGGTTCAGGTCCACATCCTGGTCTTAGACATAAATGACAATGCCCCAGAATTTACACAGTCCATCTACGAGGTCGAAGTTATAGAGAACAGCCCCATTAACTCTGTTATTGTCACTGTCTCAGCTTCTGATTTAGATACAGGAAATTTTGGCACAATAGCATATGCATTTTTGCATACTTCTGAAGAAATTAGCAAAACTTTTCATCTAAATCCAATTACTGGTGATATCCAAATAGTCAAACATTTGAATTTTGAGGCAATTAAGAGTTATGAAGTCGATATAGAAGCCAAGGATGGCGGAGGCCTTTCAGGGAAATCAACGGTGATAGTGCAGGTAGTTGATGTCAACGACAACCCACCAGAACTGACCTTGTCGTCAATCACCAGCCCCATCCCGGAAAACTCGCCAGAGACTGTGGTGGCCATTTTCAGTGTTTCTGATCCAGACTCTGGTGACAATGGGAGAATGATGTGTTTCATTGAAAACAATCTCCCCTTCGTCCTGAAGCCAACTGTAGGAAACTTTTACACTCTACTGTCTGAAGGATCTCTGGACAGGGAAAGCCAGGCGGAGTACAACATCACCATCACTGTAACAGACATGGGGACTCCCAGACTGAAAACCCAGCACAACATAACCGTGCTGGTCTCCGACGTCAACGACAACGCCCCAGCCTTCACCCAAATCTCCTACACCCTCTTCATCCCAGAGAACAACAGCCCCGCTCTGCACATAGGCAGCGTCAGCGCCACAGACAGAGACGCCGGCGCCAACGCCCAGGTCACCTAttccctgctgcagccccaggaccccagcctgcccctggacTCTCTGGTGTCCATCAACGCCGACAACGGACACCTCTTCGCCCTGAGGGCGCTGGATTTCGAGGCCTTGCAGGCTTTCGAGTTCCTGGTGGGCGCCACAGACCGCGGGTCCCCGGCCCTGAGCAGCCAGGCGCTGGTGCGCGTGCAGGTGCTGGACGCCAATGACAACGCGCCCTTCGTGCTGTACCCGCTGCAGAACGGCTCTGCGCCCTGCACCGAGCTGGTGCCCAGGGCGGCCGAGCCTGGCTACGTGGTGAGCAAGGTGGTGGCGGTGGACAGCGACTCGGGCCAGAACGCCTGGCTGTCTTACCAGCTGCTCAAGGCCACAGAGCCCGGGCTGTTCAGCGTGTGGGCGCACAATGGCGAGGTGCGCACCGCGCGGCTGCTGAGCGAGCGCGACGCGGCCAagcacaggctgctgctgctggtcaagGACAATGGCGAGCCGCCTCTGTCAGTCAGCGTCACGCTGCACGTGCTGCTGGTGGATGGCTTCTCGCAGCCCTACCTGCCTCTGCCCGAAGTGGCGACGGAGGCGGCCCAGACTGACTTGCTCACGGTCTACCTGGTCATCGCATTGGCGTCGGTGTCGTCGCTCTTCCTGTTCTCGGTGCTGGCGTTCATCGCTGTGCGGCTGTGCAGGAGGAGCAGGTCTGGCTTGGTGGGTGGCTGCTCGGTGCCTGAGGGCCACTTTCCGGGGCACCTGGTGGACGTCAGTGGCACCGGGACCCTGTCCCAGAGCTACCAGTATGAGGTGTGTCTGACGGGAGGCTCAGGGACCAGCGACTTCAAGTTCCTCAGACCGATTCTCCCCAATGGTCTGGTTCAAGACACTGAGCAAGAATAGTGCAGAACTCCAGTTGTAGGAATAGCTTAGAGCAttaacaaaagaattaaaaagtcgTTATTTggtgaatgttttcttttttaagtcaagaatctttatttaataataattttgttcatatattGATTTTAGTTCTGTTTAGTTCATCTTTGcatattcttcttttttcctattttctatctTAACAATGCAGTCTTAATGCCTCCTTTTGTTTATCTAATAGTTGCATAAAAATAGTCATTATCTTTTAGTGGTGATTTTGTATGGGTTTATTTTAAGGAATgcattttgaattctgcatgCAAAGCACAGTCAGATGATGTTCTTTTTAATATCCCTAGAGCATGTTTTCTGTGGTTAATGAAATTTGTGGATAAATTGgaatgtgttttctttcacaTGTGCCATCTTTAAGGCAcaacgtgtttttttttttattagaggtATAGTACCCAAAAGAAAGTAATacacttaatttattttctgtttttacatttgCAGTTAATATTTCAATATTGTAGATGCTTATATTGAACCCCAGTGGACAAAATATGGGCTCATAGGACAAATTGCTCTTAGATTTGCCTAAGGTGTATTCATGAGtgagaaaaaaagtaaacttaAGGCATTTTGAACAACTGATTGTACTTTTCCATTTGGTGTGAAGACATTGTTTAGCAAGGCATGTGGTGGTATGACAGTTTGGTATGTAAATTCTGAGATATAAATGTTATCAACCTgagggccttttaaaaaaatttcaaggacgtacatgtatatatagtttatacATGATTTATGGTAAAAGTGTTGTCCCATTCTatcctactttttaaaagttaacatctACTTGGCATTTATATAGTGCATCTGAGGAAAATCTTGTCTGTGTTTGCCATCTCACTTCCCTCCTCAGGTTTCAACCTGATGTGATTTAGGGTTATGTACAGGATAAACACTGACTGTGCACATCAGCATTCTGCCTCCTCAGTGTAATTAAAAGAAGGTGTGTAAGAATAGGAAGTTCTAAAAAGAAGagcgcagccctggctggtgtagctcagtggattgagcaggggcctgtgaaccaaagggtcactggttcga
The genomic region above belongs to Phyllostomus discolor isolate MPI-MPIP mPhyDis1 chromosome 13, mPhyDis1.pri.v3, whole genome shotgun sequence and contains:
- the LOC114509406 gene encoding protocadherin beta-3, yielding MEAGGERFLRQRQVLFLFIFLGGSLAGSESRRYSVAEEKERGVLIANLAKDLGLSVEELAAKGAQVMSQGNKQHFQLNHQTGDLLLDEKLDREELCGPTEPCILHFQILLQNPLQFIPNELQVIDINDHSPVFFENEMQLKVLESTPPGTIIPLGNAEDLDVGRNSLQNYTITPNSHFHVLTNSRRDGRKYPELVLDKALDREEQPQFSLTLMALDGGSPPRSGTVQVHILVLDINDNAPEFTQSIYEVEVIENSPINSVIVTVSASDLDTGNFGTIAYAFLHTSEEISKTFHLNPITGDIQIVKHLNFEAIKSYEVDIEAKDGGGLSGKSTVIVQVVDVNDNPPELTLSSITSPIPENSPETVVAIFSVSDPDSGDNGRMMCFIENNLPFVLKPTVGNFYTLLSEGSLDRESQAEYNITITVTDMGTPRLKTQHNITVLVSDVNDNAPAFTQISYTLFIPENNSPALHIGSVSATDRDAGANAQVTYSLLQPQDPSLPLDSLVSINADNGHLFALRALDFEALQAFEFLVGATDRGSPALSSQALVRVQVLDANDNAPFVLYPLQNGSAPCTELVPRAAEPGYVVSKVVAVDSDSGQNAWLSYQLLKATEPGLFSVWAHNGEVRTARLLSERDAAKHRLLLLVKDNGEPPLSVSVTLHVLLVDGFSQPYLPLPEVATEAAQTDLLTVYLVIALASVSSLFLFSVLAFIAVRLCRRSRSGLVGGCSVPEGHFPGHLVDVSGTGTLSQSYQYEVCLTGGSGTSDFKFLRPILPNGLVQDTEQE